CGACATGCACGAAAAATATAAAGAAACCTCCCGTGGCGGCCTGGCGGTGAATGTGATCGAATGCTAAATGTCTGGCTAGGTGAGCGGCGGGCCAAACAATTTTTCTAGCTGCTTTTGCACCCAGGCCACAGGATTTTTGTCGTAGTCTTGGTTAATTAATCCCAATTCTCGTAGACGGCGCTTTTGCTGGGTTAGCTCTGCCTCATGGCGGCCCATTTCTTTGACAATCAAATCGTAAAGTCGGGGCTGACTCTGCAAAATCTGCTTGAACCCCTGGGGGCTAATGGCAAATACCGTAGTGTCTTCCAGGGCTTTTATGGTTACGGTTCGCGGGATGCCCAACATCAGCGAAAATTCGCCAATAAACTGGCCCTCCGCCATGATGGTTGGTGCATCTTGATCATGGAGGGTGTACCCCACCGATCCACATAAAATAATGTAAAACGCATCTCCAGGATCGCCCACATTGTAAAGCACTTCGCCCATCTCTAGACGCTTGCGGTGGCCAATTTCCACTAGCTTGCGCAGCTCAACCGTCGTGCAGTTGGCAAAGTAGGGAATTTTTTGCAGCAAATCTCTCACCGCCACAGGCTTAGAAGGATGTTCGCTAAAGGTCGGCACTGCCTGCTGCACATGGGCATGGTCTTCATAGTCGGCCACCGATGATTGAACCACCACATTGGGGTTGCGGTGCCACAAATCGTAGCGGGGCGAGGCAAGGCGAATATGGTGCTGGCGCAGGTTTTGATCGATGATGAAGCGCAGAGAGCTTTCGGTTCTATGCTTAATGTCAACTCGATTCACCCAAATCCACAGCACAAAATCCAGGGAATTTTCTCCAAATCCGGTAAAGAATACCTCCGGTGGATATTGGTAAGAAACAGATTCTTCTAAATAGGCAGAATCGAGCAGCGCCTCAATCACCACAACCGGGTCGCTCTCGTGGGCAACGCTGACATTAACCGGCACCCAGCCCTTGAAGTTGTTGTAGGTCCAGTTAATCACCTGGTTACTCACTAAATTGCTGTTGGGGATAACAATGTGCCGCTCGGTAATGGTGCGAATGATCGTCGATCGCAGCGAAATTTCAACAATGTAGCCCGATAGCCCTTCCCACTCGATAAAGTCGCCCACCTTGAGCTTTCGCTCCACCAGCATGGCAAGGCCGCTAATAAAATTGCGGGTGATATCCTGGAGGCCAAAGCCAATGCCGATGCCCAAGCTACCGGCTACAACCGCTAGGGAAGCGAGGTTGACCCCCATGACCTGCAGCAAGATTAAAACAAGCACCGTGGCCAGACTGTAGCTGGTGATCGTGGCGATCGACTCACGGGTGCCTTGCTTGAGCCCCATGCGACTCAAGATTTGATTGGCAAAAACGCGCTTAAAGCCCAGAGAAAACAGCAGCGCAATTAGCAGCACTAAGAAAAACTGGGCGATCGCGCTTAGGGTCAAAGACGCGTTACCAAAAT
Above is a genomic segment from Leptolyngbya sp. CCY15150 containing:
- a CDS encoding mechanosensitive ion channel domain-containing protein, giving the protein MSEFFQAFDQVLNTPFINFGNASLTLSAIAQFFLVLLIALLFSLGFKRVFANQILSRMGLKQGTRESIATITSYSLATVLVLILLQVMGVNLASLAVVAGSLGIGIGFGLQDITRNFISGLAMLVERKLKVGDFIEWEGLSGYIVEISLRSTIIRTITERHIVIPNSNLVSNQVINWTYNNFKGWVPVNVSVAHESDPVVVIEALLDSAYLEESVSYQYPPEVFFTGFGENSLDFVLWIWVNRVDIKHRTESSLRFIIDQNLRQHHIRLASPRYDLWHRNPNVVVQSSVADYEDHAHVQQAVPTFSEHPSKPVAVRDLLQKIPYFANCTTVELRKLVEIGHRKRLEMGEVLYNVGDPGDAFYIILCGSVGYTLHDQDAPTIMAEGQFIGEFSLMLGIPRTVTIKALEDTTVFAISPQGFKQILQSQPRLYDLIVKEMGRHEAELTQQKRRLRELGLINQDYDKNPVAWVQKQLEKLFGPPLT